A genome region from bacterium includes the following:
- a CDS encoding pseudouridine synthase has product MTESGIILFHKPKAVVVSRRDELGRKTIYDILPDWVGRDGWVPVGRLDRDTRGLLLLVKNGRLVERLGRPGGLKKTYEVWVRGQVTEGHLKAIRTGVPSPVGILRCTEVEILGRTGPKTHLRLVLDEGKNRHIRRLFGALMDERYGTALKVLDLKRIRFGPIHLDVTSGQWRFLSQDEQKSLIREGNRSKPHEDS; this is encoded by the coding sequence ATGACTGAATCAGGGATCATACTTTTCCATAAACCAAAGGCCGTGGTTGTCTCCCGTCGGGATGAGCTGGGGCGAAAGACGATCTACGATATTTTGCCGGACTGGGTAGGCCGGGACGGATGGGTGCCGGTTGGCCGTCTTGACCGCGATACGCGCGGATTGCTGCTCCTGGTTAAGAACGGGCGACTGGTGGAGCGGCTGGGACGGCCCGGCGGGCTGAAAAAAACCTATGAAGTATGGGTGCGCGGTCAGGTTACGGAAGGCCACCTTAAGGCAATCCGCACAGGGGTTCCCTCGCCGGTGGGGATATTGCGATGTACGGAAGTCGAGATTCTGGGCAGGACAGGCCCCAAAACGCATCTTCGACTAGTCCTTGACGAAGGGAAAAACCGCCATATTCGCCGGCTCTTTGGAGCCCTGATGGACGAGCGGTATGGCACGGCTTTGAAGGTCCTCGACTTGAAGCGCATCCGGTTTGGCCCCATACACCTGGATGTGACTTCCGGGCAGTGGCGTTTTCTCTCTCAGGATGAGCAAAAAAGCCTGATCAGGGAAGGGAACAGGTCAAAACCGCATGAGGATAGCTGA
- a CDS encoding ATP-binding protein gives MYKILLVDDNDSIQKTYQSLLEAHGFTVITAASPKEGLQILTEEQDPFVIITDIKFPSGMDGFEFIRWIKKTHPNHEVVVISGYATMDLAIDAIRLDASDFIPKPCEINLLLLAIKRASQKIEMRQTIREYTDSLEYMVQKRTEEIKRIEGQLVQTAKLSAMGELAASVCHELRQPLCGIMGFGYLAERELGEDSPARPYLRKLDEQCERMQQIIENLRAFSRQSDATLELINIHDPLEDAISLFRHQLRSRGIELEEDLPTNLPPVLGNRTKLQQVFVNLISNARDALDARNGHCQKKISVRCEADDENRNIRVWVIDNGIGIDESIKSRIFDPFFSIKSVEKGTGLGLSIARTIISDHNGEINFFSNPGEGTSFVVRLPATAYSSTHE, from the coding sequence CCGTCATTACGGCTGCAAGTCCAAAAGAAGGATTACAGATCCTCACCGAGGAGCAGGATCCGTTTGTCATTATTACCGACATCAAATTTCCTTCCGGCATGGATGGCTTTGAGTTTATCCGCTGGATTAAAAAGACCCATCCCAACCATGAGGTTGTGGTCATTTCCGGATATGCGACCATGGATCTGGCGATCGACGCCATCCGGCTCGATGCTTCTGATTTTATTCCCAAACCCTGTGAAATAAACCTGCTGCTGTTAGCTATCAAGCGGGCTTCCCAAAAAATCGAGATGCGCCAGACGATCAGGGAATACACGGATAGTCTGGAATATATGGTCCAAAAAAGGACCGAGGAAATCAAGCGGATTGAAGGACAGCTTGTGCAGACAGCCAAACTGTCAGCTATGGGAGAGCTGGCTGCCAGCGTTTGCCATGAGCTGCGGCAGCCCCTGTGCGGTATTATGGGCTTCGGGTACCTGGCCGAGAGAGAGCTTGGCGAAGACAGCCCGGCCAGGCCCTATTTACGGAAACTGGATGAGCAGTGTGAGCGGATGCAGCAGATCATCGAAAACCTTCGCGCCTTTTCCCGGCAGTCCGATGCTACCCTGGAGCTTATCAACATTCATGATCCTCTGGAAGATGCCATTTCGCTTTTCCGCCATCAACTGAGAAGCCGGGGCATTGAGCTGGAAGAGGACCTGCCTACCAATCTGCCTCCTGTCCTGGGAAACAGGACAAAATTACAGCAGGTGTTTGTCAACCTTATTTCCAATGCCCGGGACGCCCTCGATGCCCGGAATGGGCATTGCCAGAAGAAAATTTCCGTCCGCTGCGAGGCAGACGATGAAAATAGAAATATCCGCGTTTGGGTTATCGATAACGGGATCGGTATCGATGAGAGCATTAAATCCCGGATCTTTGACCCCTTCTTCAGCATCAAGTCGGTCGAGAAGGGAACCGGCCTCGGGCTTTCCATTGCCCGGACGATTATCTCCGACCATAACGGCGAGATCAATTTTTTCAGCAATCCGGGAGAAGGAACCTCCTTCGTCGTCCGGCTCCCGGCTACCGCATACAGTTCGACGCACGAATGA
- a CDS encoding N-acetyltransferase family protein: MIIHSASCGKGIGTALLRRLLDEGKSQGIRTVLANISSLNEASIRFHQKHGFVECGRFKAVCRKNGQFFDTVWMQKML; the protein is encoded by the coding sequence ATCATAATTCATTCTGCCTCCTGCGGAAAAGGCATCGGCACTGCCCTGCTCAGGCGGCTTCTCGATGAAGGAAAGAGTCAAGGGATCAGGACGGTACTGGCGAATATATCATCTCTGAATGAGGCAAGCATCCGCTTCCATCAGAAGCACGGCTTTGTCGAGTGCGGACGATTTAAAGCTGTCTGCCGGAAAAACGGGCAATTCTTCGACACCGTGTGGATGCAAAAGATGCTGTAA